The following are encoded together in the Myxococcota bacterium genome:
- a CDS encoding sigma-70 family RNA polymerase sigma factor has translation MDESRAVLERVFRAESGVVLGALLAELRDLDLAEDAFADAVATALERWPADGVPRRPGAWLLTAARRKALDRLRRRATRLDKQHALELEAELTAHEQEPVEPEDIPDERLRLIFTCCHPALAQPAQVALTLRTLGGLSTAEIARAFLVDESAMARRLVRAKAKLREAGVAYRVPELESLPERREAVLAVLYLIFNEGYAASAGDALVRRELAAEAIRLGRVLAELMPGDAEVRGLLALMLLHDARRDARVDASGAGVPLEEQDRTRWDHAQIAEGRSLAAALGPPEASGPYALQAGIAAHHVAAASFAAIDWRAIAALYGHLLRLQPSPVIELNRAVAIALADGPESGLALLDAPELAESLVSYPPYLMARADLLRRAGRGREAVEAFRAALASAATAPERAYLERRLRELAR, from the coding sequence GTGGACGAGAGCCGGGCGGTCCTCGAGCGAGTGTTTCGCGCGGAGTCGGGCGTGGTGCTCGGCGCGCTGCTCGCGGAGCTTCGCGACCTGGATCTCGCCGAGGACGCGTTCGCCGACGCGGTCGCGACCGCGCTCGAGCGCTGGCCCGCCGACGGCGTGCCACGCCGGCCGGGCGCGTGGCTCTTGACCGCGGCCCGGCGCAAGGCGCTCGACCGCCTGCGCCGGCGCGCGACGCGCCTGGACAAGCAGCATGCGCTCGAGCTCGAGGCGGAGCTCACGGCCCACGAGCAGGAGCCCGTGGAGCCCGAGGACATTCCCGACGAGCGCTTGCGCCTGATCTTCACCTGCTGCCACCCCGCGCTGGCGCAGCCGGCGCAGGTCGCACTCACTCTGCGCACGCTCGGGGGTCTGTCGACCGCGGAGATCGCGCGCGCGTTCCTGGTCGACGAGAGCGCGATGGCGCGGCGGCTGGTGCGCGCGAAAGCCAAGCTGCGCGAGGCCGGCGTGGCCTACCGCGTGCCCGAGCTCGAGTCACTGCCCGAGCGGCGGGAGGCCGTGCTGGCCGTGCTGTATCTGATCTTCAACGAGGGCTACGCGGCGAGCGCCGGTGACGCGTTGGTGCGGCGCGAGCTGGCCGCCGAGGCGATCCGCCTGGGCCGCGTGCTGGCCGAGCTCATGCCGGGCGATGCGGAGGTGCGCGGGCTGCTCGCGCTCATGCTGCTGCACGACGCGCGCCGCGATGCGCGCGTCGACGCCTCGGGCGCAGGCGTGCCGCTCGAGGAGCAGGACCGCACGCGCTGGGACCACGCGCAGATCGCGGAAGGGAGGTCGCTGGCGGCCGCACTCGGCCCGCCCGAGGCGTCAGGGCCCTACGCGCTTCAGGCGGGCATCGCCGCGCACCACGTCGCGGCCGCGAGCTTCGCCGCGATCGACTGGCGCGCGATCGCGGCGCTCTACGGTCACTTGCTCCGGCTGCAGCCCTCGCCGGTGATCGAGCTGAACCGAGCCGTGGCGATCGCGCTCGCCGACGGCCCCGAATCGGGGCTCGCGCTGCTCGACGCGCCGGAGCTGGCCGAGTCACTCGTGAGCTACCCGCCGTATCTCATGGCCCGCGCCGATCTGCTGCGCCGCGCGGGCCGGGGCCGTGAAGCGGTCGAGGCGTTCCGCGCCGCGCTGGCGAGCGCGGCGACAGCGCCCGAACGAGCCTATCTCGAGCGGAGGCTGCGCGAGCTGGCGCGATGA
- a CDS encoding DUF1971 domain-containing protein: MKSLPPDVVPYQRTREFSEATLPDGLRHRHTTKAGVWGRICVLEGSLRYRILEPPEEHTLSPLLPGIVEPEIPHEVQPLGKVRFYVEFLRHPGWRLTAGRSGRSG; encoded by the coding sequence GTGAAGAGCCTGCCACCGGACGTCGTTCCCTATCAGCGAACCCGAGAGTTCTCCGAAGCGACGCTCCCTGACGGCCTGCGCCACCGGCACACCACGAAAGCCGGCGTGTGGGGACGTATCTGCGTCCTCGAAGGCTCTCTCCGCTACCGGATTCTCGAACCGCCCGAAGAGCACACGCTCTCGCCTTTGTTACCCGGCATCGTGGAGCCCGAGATCCCGCACGAGGTCCAGCCCCTGGGCAAGGTGCGGTTCTACGTCGAGTTCCTGCGCCACCCCGGTTGGCGCTTGACGGCTGGGCGCTCGGGGCGGTCGGGCTGA